The sequence below is a genomic window from Tubulanus polymorphus chromosome 1, tnTubPoly1.2, whole genome shotgun sequence.
TGTTTACTTAATAACTACACCATGAGATAATATTTCTCAAACCAATATTAGTCATAAAGTGCTGAACTCACCCTGAGAGTACTAACGAGGTCCATATTCACATCAACATTCAATGCAGTGTTTTGTACATGCATTAGTTCTGAGAAAGTCACTGATAGTTGAGCCATTTTTCGGAAGTTGACAAGACCATTTCCAATCTTATCTGGTAAGGCAGTGTGTAATAAAATAAGGTCTTTCAAGTGAACACCTCTGAAAAATTAAGCTTCTTCCGTAAGCTGgttttagatttgaaatttcaatgagGCCTGGATGCTACCCTTCATAAAGGACAACATTCCTAAGGATACTTTGACTTCAGTGACCTTCTGGTCaaatatttacatttgatGGATGAACAATGTACATGTAATAGCAATATTTAACACCATAGAAATGAATTAAGAAAGAAATCCCAAAACTGCTGTATTATAGAAAGCCTTCTTTTGTTTCattatccaaaatattttaatatatattttcacaagtatTATTTCTGATTGTTTGATTTATATTAACAGTGAGTCAAGATCCTGGTAAACAAACTCAAGGAAACCTCTTGAACTTCTGCAATCCCCAAATAAAGCTCGCCAAATAAACAAATACCAGTGTCTGTTTATCAATACACACGAAGATACATACAAATAAGGTCTTAAGGTCGAATATTCTCAAATACTATATGCAAGTATAGTAATCTTGACATTGGTATGAAATTGCATTCAAGTTTGTTTTCCAGAAAAATATTGTGGAAATTTGAGGATTACTATGGCAAAATCGTTTTACAAAGCATTAGATGAAATTAGGCAGAAATTATCATACAGAAATTGGCATGTCATCTCCTAGATGCTCCGGGTACTTCGATGAGAAGAGTGGAGACTGGTATACAGCTATCAATGTAACTCTATGTCAGACTATCTATTCAGTAAATTAGTGTAACTGCACGAGGCAATGATGACATTACTTGGGTTTCCGGATTTCTAATCATTTCAGCATCAGAAATGATTGCCACAGTGAATTGCAGTAGAAGTGCTGTAAGACCGTCTTACAGCGAGAAAATGACTTAAAAGAAGGGAATCGGAATAGAAATGGGTGACTGaggtgaaaatatcaaaatatatcatttgtATTAAAACTTACAAAATCGGCACTCGAAAACCAGTTCTTGCATTGTGTAAGGCTTTTCTATAATTACTGAAGTTGTTTGAGGAAGACAACAGTTCTGTATATTCATTGAGAATTTTTTGTGTATCCGAAGGCAAACAAGCGTTTGTCTTAGCCAGTCGGGCTAGGGCGCTGTGACATAGTCCACCAACGACAGCCATTAACGAATTGAAATTTTGTAGTTGGTGCAACctctgaaaaagaaaagtttACCGAACATTCAACGCAGTAAACAagtatctaaaaatatatataggaATGATGCCAAGGCATATGGTTCACACGTAATGGGTTTTTAATGAGAACTATTTATAAGTGTTGTTTTACAAATTGCGTTCGAGAATCTTAAGTTTTATTGGATATCATACAAAGATGATTATATACCTTCGCTACGTTTACAAATTTCACCATAACATTGGCTCTTTCCTGTGGGGTAGTCTTACTCAGCACCATACATTGTACCCATTGTGAAAGTccattgaataatgatatagACCGTGCAAGTTTAGGATTATCTTTCAGGGAGGCTTGAATTGCATAGTTGTGGAAATCTGCAAACTGATGAGAAACCAGAAAATCAGTCATATATCTGAACCCTATCTCACAGTTTAAGTTAGATAATTGAATGATAGTCTActcaataaatgaaaatgaactaaatttgaCTCAATAAGGTTTTAACCAGTGGATACAAAAGCAAAAATCACATTATGAATTTAGACACAAAGCTGAATGAAATTTAAGGACTTTATTTGAACTGAATCAACAGATTATGTCATTAACATTGACATTATTATCTGTAAGAAAACAAATCTAATTTTTCACCTTAATTTGATTGAgactatttgaaataatttccaTACTTCAAGATAATGGGAATATGCTGAATTTATGAATTACCGTTATTCTGCGGAATGCTTTATACTCGAGGAATGTCAGCTGTTCTGCAAGTTCATTCGGTTGTAAATGGTTAAAAACTAGCGAAGTCTTCTGGGAAAGTTTTTGCGATGGATTCCGAACAGAAATGTGTCTCATCCAATCATACGAAGGGCTGAAAATGAACGGATTGAAGGAGTTacaaaattgttatttgaaaaCTGTCTTTTCTAAAGAGGGGCAGGTCCATGATGTGCTATCCATGTGTCATGTGATACCAATTCACATGATCAAACTTGTCACTGCGGCGCTtgaatttaatacaatattaaTGATGTTTATTCCCGAAGGGAAATTAACCGATATTTGAAACATGGCAAGTCGCATATGTTTTATGTAAAAAAATCATCACTACACTACATTTCTCATCTCATGAGAATAAGCAGCAATATAGTTTGTATTTCTGCTTTTTTTGCCCATTATTATCACAACCAGGCACACAGACATGTTATATGAATTAGAAGAACTTACATTTTTGTCAGATCCACCAGCTCTTTTAACTGAAGTTCGTGCAGTTTAATTAGGTTCTGTACAAAGTTCGAAATGACCTGAGTAAGTTGACTGTCCATGAAAAAATGCACTGGGAAATGATCTATCCAATATCTatattagaaaagaaaaacatgtGCCGATGTTGTATGTCAAATTCGCATcaatattatgaaatctttttgaCTCAATTTATTGCTAAATCGGAATGATGATTTTACCTTACAGCGTAACAGGTTTTTGTTTTGTAAAGGACTCGCGGGCAAGAATGATTTGGGTACCGATGGGAACACATGTTGATTTCACACGGGATGCTGTCCGCATGACTGAATGTAACTAAGTTAAGGACATAAAACTAACTTTGcctaatgataaaacaaagGCGAATAAAAAAACTCATGATGGTTAATGTCATTGTGTGGGTGCCTCAACAGGATCAAGGGGTCAACTTCAAACCCTATCCATCAGGCAAAGGGTATCCACTATAACCAGTAATACAGTGTTTCCATCTACTGGCCTGATTTATGGTTGAATACATATCAGGTCCATGAGTGCCCAGTAACAGTTTGTTTCCAAAATAAACAAGGTATAACACACCTATTTGCACCTTACTGTGTGATTGACCATAAAaggaattgaaatttccaCAAAATTATAGATGTGGCCACTGGATACAGTGTTACCCTAGGCATTATATAACTTTATGTTATAAACACTAATCCACCCCTTATACCCAACTATACACCATGCTGAGATTGTCATTCATGGAGACACCAGGAACTCTTCCCCCAGCTTGAAGTATCATTATTGGAAGGATGTGACACTATGGTGGTTTATGGAGTTCTACCTAACATGAATTgcataattgataaaaagaaaGTTTTTGACAGTTCCTGTTATTGTTAACACCCTCAGTTAGCATCAATAAGCTAAGACAGCAGGTCACTAGGCTGAATGGTGTACCCGGTATTTACattataaaatatcaaattatcaaatcttCCAATGTGCTTCCACGCACACTTATATAATGTTTACAAAAGGCTCAGAAAATCGAGAACATTATTTCATGTAACATGTTCCATAGATCAGACAAATAATATTTTAACAAggatgatttcaaatattcaaaacagataAATTTCCTATGTATCATACATACAATAAGTCTATAGAATCTATGGACCTCTGGAGAAATCAACTCAAGAGAGATCACCATTCAACCAAGGCGAAATCCAATAATCCTATCTTGCTACGCTGCAATCCTATCATCTCGACTTTCAAAGTAAAGGATGTGAGCTTTTGAACTGACCAGAGACATGAACCTAAGGAGATCCCGCGTGAACATCCTCCTCATAATTACTAAGTTTGCTTGGACAACTGGCTCCGAGCGCATGAGAGCCACACGAGTGGAAAAGTCATGAGTTTCTTACAGATGCATCTCTGAACCCCGGGCTAAAAGGAGAAATAAGCTTATCgacatttttgtatgaaatatcCATGACTAATCAGCCTCCAGTACCAATAAAAATTTGAGAACTAACGGTTCATCCTGTAGCGTGGACAATATTATTCATGACTCCACATAATGTTGATAGACCTTTCATAATGAGATTATCTGGATTACTGAATGCTTTCTAATTCTCTCCCATAGGTATGGCCTGTATTTCATGCTAGTCTAATTAAAATGCAATAAATTAGTAAATACCACACGTCTGCAGTTGTCAGGCCTGCTATATCAATAGCTAAATCCCAACTGTATATATGTCACGATTTAGCGATTGTGTCATACAAggtaatatttatatataaagtTGCATAAAATCTTCCAGTCTTTGATTAATGGACTAATGGAGACCTTTTGCGagtatatatttcatcaatggACAAATGACCTTTACAGTAATCCATAGGGTTCTTTCTCCTGCAACAGACAACACTGCAGAATAATACCAGATCTGAACAGATAATCCTTAGAATTTGGTCTGTCGATAAATCAATATcatgattcaataaatttcagcAAGAAATGCTGTCTGAAGTAAAATGAGGCATCGTCACGTAGGGCACTCGGTCATAACAACTGTGCAAGGGAATTAATTAATGCAAGCAAATAACATAATAACGCTGtcagtcaaatatgtaaacTATACTGAACATGTTGCTGAATTTTTGAGAAAATACCAGGCTTTTACATTTTCAGGAGGTAGAATCTTGTGTGTTATGTATCGCTATGGAATAAGATTAGTTTAACTACTAatataaaacaacaatatttggCGGAAAGCAGTAATTATGTTAGATGAAGATATCTAGCCAAATAGATTATGGCAGATTAAGATTTTCCTGAGTCAAGGAGCTTGAATACTCTAATATTGTCTCGATGAAAACTGGTAATGTGACAGAAATAGAATAGGTCCTGATAATTCATGAACATGTCGGAAAATTAACAGAATATACAAATAATGCTCTGGAATATTAACGTACTTCACCCAAGGACGCTGCATGTATTGACAGAAATTGTCAAATGCAGCACTCAAATACAACTTATGCTGATATTCAATATCGATGTACCAGTATCACAAAAAAAGATAGTCATCCAGGAAAAAATTCCCGACAATGAATCTTGGCCAAAAGGCTTTATAGATTCCGAGCAGGTGGTAGCAACAGTGTATATAACACATTCTCTACTGAGCGAGAATTTTTTAATCCAATGATTATTTTATGTCAGTATTGAGATTCTGCAACGCGAAGAACCTAATGATGTTAGAGTGTAATGAAAAAAGGATTGGCACTATGCATATTGCCATTTAACCATTCCAGTACTCTGGCTGAACTAGTCAACATTGAATATAACCAAGATATTCTATGACTTGATTAGTAGCGGCTACCTTGTCGTTAAGCACGATTTTCACAACAGCATCATTATCAAACAACACaagaataaaaaaaatcattcatatatGACTCACGCTCTCTGATGGAAAATATGCGGCCAATTGCAACTCATGAAAGGTTGTTCATAAAAGGATATAGATCAATGTATTTTTGGGCTAAATCCTCTGATGATATAAACCACTTATGCATGAGTAACAGGACATGTGGATATTCCGTATCAGCAGCGAGCTTTCCACCATTATCTGTAAAACAAATTAATATGATTTGTCATGACATGCGCTGGTAAAATTAGTTGAGAAGCTCACTAAGCAGATGCATCTTGCTGAATACTGTCAAATTTCTTTAGCAAAACAAGCCAAGAATATTCaagagatttaaaaaatacGAGCttcaaaatgaatatgaaCATGGCATTAATAAGGATAATTCACTattttatttcagtttcaaAAAGTTATCAAATTAGACCACATAATTAGCTGTAAATTCTCATAAGGTGGAGACGcaactttttttctttttttataaagCATTCTTTGAAATTGCGATTAACTACTAACCGAAGCAGTCCATatgtttttctaataatttctcgATGGTTGCAGCTCGGACTGTACAGCCGGGTATGATAGGTCTATCCTCGGGAAGATAAACCACATCCATGCCTATTTCATTGCTTGTACCTTGACTTAACTGCGGGGAAGTATTTGACGGGACCATGCGCGGAGGTATCGTGTCCATTCTCGGAAATTTCATCGCTTTCGGACTACCAGGATGATCTGAAAATTACCATTCAACATAAAAAATACTTTTCAATGCAGATTGCCTAGGCTTATAAATTACATGACATTACACAAATGTAAACaacatgaaaattgattatattcatttatacaaGATGGCATCTGGTCGTATGCAACTAGTTTGTATGATTTCCTTGAGATGTTAGAGTTACACAAGCATGAAATCTCTAGTGCCTCAATCTGGTCACATCTGTGCTCAAAAATCTGTCTAAATGACAAGGCGAATTTGtgaatagatat
It includes:
- the LOC141900390 gene encoding ras guanyl-releasing protein 3-like, translating into MSGSPKHQPIHGGNNSKSNSPKISRQRIGSPLRSLRSSSQDEKIGRHSDHPGSPKAMKFPRMDTIPPRMVPSNTSPQLSQGTSNEIGMDVVYLPEDRPIIPGCTVRAATIEKLLEKHMDCFDNGGKLAADTEYPHVLLLMHKWFISSEDLAQKYIDLFSHADSIPCEINMCSHRYPNHSCPRVLYKTKTCYAVRYWIDHFPVHFFMDSQLTQVISNFVQNLIKLHELQLKELVDLTKIPSYDWMRHISVRNPSQKLSQKTSLVFNHLQPNELAEQLTFLEYKAFRRITFADFHNYAIQASLKDNPKLARSISLFNGLSQWVQCMVLSKTTPQERANVMVKFVNVAKRLHQLQNFNSLMAVVGGLCHSALARLAKTNACLPSDTQKILNEYTELLSSSNNFSNYRKALHNARTGFRVPILGVHLKDLILLHTALPDKIGNGLVNFRKMAQLSVTFSELMHVQNTALNVDVNMDLVSTLRLSLDLHYTEDEIYELSLAREPRNSVSSPSTPTKPVMFGDWVAGLTPPDPDTINKHVHAMVEAVYKNYDHDRDGFICQSEFEAIAGNFPFIDSFCVLDADQDGMISKAEMETYFIRANSHALRNSFKHNFHETTYFKPTFCILCTGLLWGIIKQGWKCKDCGINAHKHCKDLVVMECRSRTSVACHGRTNSVSNDEKASGTSTPPISQSGTCSSPYRPVNRNVTLQKKRKMSQRLRRTRATRAVQTDVSPSSSPLCGRANTNMNLQDDITEDVDKSPDDTTKALYEKLVKCKKHREGLLAENQTLKEQISAQNDQISTLKSHIGAIRQETITFILDQMDTLNIQRDTEV